The following proteins come from a genomic window of Ictidomys tridecemlineatus isolate mIctTri1 chromosome 9, mIctTri1.hap1, whole genome shotgun sequence:
- the Nicol1 gene encoding NELL2-interacting cell ontogeny regulator 1: MAPPPACRCLLSPLSLLLLLLSLALLGARAEPAAGSVVPAQSRPCVDCHAFEFMQRALQDLRKTARSLDARTETLLLQAERRALCACWPAGR; encoded by the exons ATGGCCCCCCCGCCCGCGTGCCGGTGCCTGCTGTCGCCGCTgtcgctgctgctgctgctgctgagccTGGCGCTGCTGGGCGCCCGCGCCGAGCCCGCCGCCGGGAGCGTCGTCCCAGCGCAAA GCCGCCCGTGCGTGGACTGCCACGCGTTCGAGTTCATGCAGCGCGCCCTGCAGGACCTGCGGAAGACGGCGCGCAGCCTGGACGCGCGG ACAGAGACCCTCCTGCTGCAGGCCGAGCGCCGAGCCCTGTGTGCTTGCTGGCCAGCTGGGCGCTGA